The stretch of DNA TACGCACCCAATCGTTTTGTTCTCGACTGGGTCAACGAGAAATACCTGAGCCGCGTTCTCGAATTGCTCGATGAACATGGCAACGGGCTTGCTCCGGTGCTCTCCTTATTAATAGGCAGCAAACGTAGCTCGGCACCTCGTGCTGCGCCGAATGCACCGTTGGCAGCCAGTGCCTCCCAGGCTCAGGCCGCTGCGGCACCTGTTAATAACTCGCCAGCCCCGGTCGCCCAGACGCCTTCGAAATCCTCGTCGCAGAAAAACGCGCCTATAAATGAAGAGCCGTCCCGCGACAGCTTTGACCCAATGGCCGGCGCCAGCTCACAACAGGCCCCGGTTCGTGCCGAACAGCGCACCGTCCAGGTAGAGGGTGCGCTCAAGCACACCAGCTATCTGAACCGCACGTTCACCTTTGAGAACTTTGTCGAAGGTAAATCCAACCAGCTGGCCCGCGCGGCTGCCTGGCAGGTCGCCGACAATCCCAAGCACGGTTACAACCCGCTCTTCCTTTATGGTGGCGTTGGCTTGGGTAAAACTCACTTGATGCACGCCGTGGGTAACCACCTATTAAAGAAGAACCCGAATGCCAAGGTCGTGTACCTGCACTCGGAGCGCTTCGTGGCCGATATGGTCAAGGCGTTGCAGCTCAACGCCATCAACGAGTTCAAGCGGTTCTACCGTTCCGTTGATGCCTTGCTGATCGATGACATTCAATTCTTCGCCCGCAAGGAACGTTCCCAGGAAGAGTTTTTCCACACGTTCAACGCGTTGCTCGAAGGTGGCCAGCAGGTCATCCTGACCAGTGACCGTTATCCGAAGGAAATCGAAGGCCTGGAAGAGCGCCTGAAGTCG from Pseudomonas sp. NC02 encodes:
- the dnaA gene encoding chromosomal replication initiator protein DnaA, which produces MSVELWQQCVELLRDELPAQQFNTWIRPLQVEAEGDELRVYAPNRFVLDWVNEKYLSRVLELLDEHGNGLAPVLSLLIGSKRSSAPRAAPNAPLAASASQAQAAAAPVNNSPAPVAQTPSKSSSQKNAPINEEPSRDSFDPMAGASSQQAPVRAEQRTVQVEGALKHTSYLNRTFTFENFVEGKSNQLARAAAWQVADNPKHGYNPLFLYGGVGLGKTHLMHAVGNHLLKKNPNAKVVYLHSERFVADMVKALQLNAINEFKRFYRSVDALLIDDIQFFARKERSQEEFFHTFNALLEGGQQVILTSDRYPKEIEGLEERLKSRFGWGLTVAVEPPELETRVAILMKKADQAKVDLPHDAAFFIAQRIRSNVRELEGALKRVIAHSHFMGRDITIELIRESLKDLLALQDKLVSVDNIQRTVAEYYKIKISDLLSKRRSRSVARPRQVAMALSKELTNHSLPEIGDVFGGRDHTTVLHACRKINELKESDADIREDYKNLLRTLTT